A stretch of Tripterygium wilfordii isolate XIE 37 chromosome 11, ASM1340144v1, whole genome shotgun sequence DNA encodes these proteins:
- the LOC120009665 gene encoding uncharacterized protein LOC120009665: MKISGSWILCLLIVTAVMLLNLSSSRTSSSIADVLFTGNNGYSSRRTTTIAGRKLKELSNDETSINHGMNLDDYHPIDPVPSSKASIRPGPIEHGTPINPFIPRPSPPPNHPTDGGST, from the exons ATGAAGATttctgggtcttggattttgTGCTTGCTGATCGTGACAGCTGTAATGCTCCTTAATTTATCAAGCAGCAGAACCAGCTCGTCGATTGCAG ATGTTTTATTCACTGGCAACAATGGCTATAGTTCAAGAAGGACTACAACAATTGCTGGGAGGAAGCTGAAG GAGCTGAGCAATGATGAAACGAGCATCAACCACGGCATGAATCTGGACGATTACCACCCCATTGATCCGGTCCCAAGTTCGAAGGCTTCCATAAGACCTGGACCTATAGAGCATGGTACTCCGATTAACCCATTTATTCCTAGGCCTTCACCTCCTCCAAATCATCCTACAGATGGTGGTTCAACTTAG
- the LOC120008969 gene encoding 40S ribosomal protein S29 — protein MGHSNVWNSHPKSYGPGSRACRVCGNPHGIIRKYGLMCCRQCFRSNAKEIGFIKYR, from the exons ATGGGTCACTCGAACGTTTGGAATTCGCATCCTAAGAGCTACGGTCCTGGTTCTCGTGCCTG CCGCGTGTGTGGAAACCCTCATGGGATAATTCGGAAGTATGGGCTGATGTGTTGCAGACAGTGCTTCCGCAGCAATGCCAAGGAAATTGGCTTCATCAAG taccGCTGA
- the LOC120008865 gene encoding uncharacterized protein LOC120008865, which produces MDWWDKMTLPMRRLWINVVTHLRIREKGLLKLRHDVRACEYEDIQIMWEMLQKHETELSQSFGRKKKRSIWDFFGWARCTPYICRSG; this is translated from the exons ATGGACTGGTGGGACAAGATGACGCTTCCTATGAGAAGGCTTTGGATCAACGTCGTTACTCATCTGAGGATCCGCGAGAAAG GGCTACTGAAGCTGCGGCATGATGTGAGGGCTTGTGAATATGAGGATATACAGATAATGTGGGAGATGCTGCAAAAACACGAAACAGAGCTGTCTCAGTCTTttggaaggaaaaagaaaagatccATCTGGGATTTCTTTGGCTGGGCGAGGTGCACTCCTTATATTTGTCGCAGCGGTTGA
- the LOC120009691 gene encoding uncharacterized protein At2g23090-like, which translates to MGGGNGQKSKTARERNLEKQKAAASKGSQLESNKKAMTIQCKVCMQTFICTTSEVKCREHAEAKHPKADVYTCFPHLKK; encoded by the exons ATGGGAGGAGGCAACGGACAGAAGTCAAAGACGGCTCGTGAGAggaacttggagaagcaaaagGCAGCAGCCTCCAagg GAAGTCAGCTTGAATCAAACAAGAAAGCCATGACAATTcag TGCAAGGTGTGCATGCAGACGTTTATTTGCACAACTTCGGAGGTGAAATGCCGAGAACATGCAGAAGCAAAACACCCAAAAGCTGATGTTTATACATGTTTTCCGCACCTTAAGAAATAA
- the LOC120009323 gene encoding subtilisin-like protease SBT1.7, with translation MKMNFWLLQMVMLLCFCYTSVVAEEERDQQSQKTYIVHMDRSNMPASFTEHLEWFQSSLKSVSEVAEMLYTYKNAVHGFSTRLTAKEAESLEKQPGILRVLPEMTYELHTTRTPEFLGLGRTGTLLPESDSMSDVIVGVLDTGAWPESKSFDDTGLGPVPSSWKGECELGKTFNLSSCNRKLIGARYFSKGYEAAFGPVDESMESKSPRDDDGHGTHTATTAAGSAVSGASLFGFADGIARGMAPKARVAVYKVCWLGGCFGTDILAAIEKAIEDGVNVLSLSIGGGLSDYYRDTVAVGAFTAMAQGILVSCSAGNGGPSLGSLANVAPWITTVGAGTLDRDFPATVTLGNGEKYYGVSLYGGKPLSASLVPLVSGAKASNSSNGNLCMTGTLIPARVAGKIVICNRGGNSRAHKGLMVKAAGGVGMILANTEFYAEELIADAHLLPSSAVGQKAGDAIKKYVLSEKNPTATIASGRTQLGVQPSPVVAAFSSRGPNMLNPEILKPDLIAPGVNILAGWSGGIGPTGLQGDKRHVSFNIISGTSMSCPHVSGLAAFIKAAHPDWSPAAIRSALMTTAYSAYKNGETIQDVATGQPSTPFDYGAGHVDPMAAIDPGLVYDASVDDYLAFLCALNYTPTEINLVSGRDYTCEANKRYSLGDLNYPSFSVPLQTASGLSGGAGKTSRVKYTRTLTNVGTPAIYKVSVTSPTPSVKILVQPESLAFSKQYEKKSYTVTFTASSMPSGTNNFARLKWSDGKHVVGSPIAFSWT, from the coding sequence ATGAAGATGAATTTCTGGCTTCTACAGATGGTTATGCTGCTGTGCTTCTGTTACACGTCCGTCGTAGCAGAAGAAGAGAGGGATCAGCAATCCCAAAAGACATACATAGTCCACATGGATAGGTCCAATATGCCAGCAAGTTTCACTGAACACCTGGAGTGGTTTCAATCATCCTTGAAATCGGTATCAGAGGTAGCCGAGATGCTTTACACCTACAAAAACGCAGTTCATGGTTTCTCCACAAGGTTAACTGCTAAGGAAGCAGAATCACTGGAAAAACAACCGGGAATTCTCCGCGTTCTGCCTGAAATGACATACGAGCTTCACACAACTCGAACACCAGAGTTCCTTGGATTAGGAAGGACGGGCACTCTCCTTCCTGAATCCGACTCTATGAGTGATGTGATTGTTGGAGTACTGGACACGGGTGCTTGGCCTGAGTCAAAAAGTTTTGATGACACAGGGCTTGGGCCAGTGCCTAGTAGCTGGAAAGGTGAGTGCGAGTTGGGTAAAACATTTAACTTGTCGAGCTGCAATCGCAAGCTGATTGGTGCAAGGTATTTCTCAAAAGGGTATGAAGCAGCTTTTGGACCCGTTGATGAATCAATGGAATCAAAATCACCGAGAGATGATGATGGCCATGGAACTCACACTGCCACTACGGCAGCTGGGTCAGCTGTCTCAGGAGCTAGCCTTTTTGGTTTCGCTGATGGGATAGCACGCGGGATGGCACCAAAAGCTCGAGTGGCTGTATACAAGGTCTGTTGGCTTGGCGGCTGCTTTGGAACTGATATACTAGCTGCAATAGAGAAAGCTATTGAGGATGGTGTCAATGTGTTATCCTTGTCTATTGGGGGAGGATTATCTGATTACTACAGAGATACTGTTGCAGTCGGAGCTTTCACAGCAATGGCTCAAGGAATTCTGGTATCATGCTCGGCTGGAAATGGAGGACCAAGTTTAGGCAGTTTGGCCAATGTAGCACCATGGATAACCACAGTAGGTGCAGGAACTCTTGACCGTGATTTCCCAGCCACCGTTACACTAGGGAATGGAGAAAAATACTATGGCGTATCACTCTACGGTGGGAAACCTTTATCAGCTTCATTGGTTCCCCTAGTTTCTGGTGCTAAGGCCAGTAATTCCAGTAACGGTAATCTTTGCATGACTGGCACTTTGATTCCTGCAAGAGTGGCAGGGAAAATTGTGATTTGCAATAGAGGGGGAAATTCTAGAGCGCACAAGGGTCTGATGGTCAAAGCTGCTGGTGGGGTAGGGATGATATTAGCCAACACCGAATTCTACGCGGAGGAGCTGATTGCCGACGCACATCTACTGCCGTCCTCAGCAGTAGGCCAAAAAGCAGGGGACGCAATTAAGAAATATGTTCTCTCCGAGAAAAATCCAACAGCCACAATTGCTTCTGGAAGAACGCAATTGGGCGTCCAACCATCACCGGTGGTAGCAGCATTCAGCTCTAGAGGTCCAAATATGCTAAACCCAGAAATATTAAAACCAGACCTCATAGCACCAGGAGTAAATATCCTAGCTGGGTGGAGTGGAGGAATTGGCCCAACTGGATTACAAGGAGATAAAAGGCACGTAAGTTTCAATATCATTTCAGGTACATCTATGTCATGCCCTCATGTGAGCGGTTTAGCTGCGTTCATCAAGGCTGCTCACCCAGATTGGAGCCCGGCCGCCATTAGATCTGCACTTATGACCACAGCTTACTCAGCTTACAAAAACGGCGAGACTATACAAGATGTTGCTACAGGACAACCATCAACACCCTTCGACTATGGTGCCGGACACGTAGATCCAATGGCAGCCATTGACCCTGGTCTTGTTTATGACGCCTCGGTGGATGACTACCTAGCGTTCCTATGCGCACTGAACTATACCCCAACTGAGATTAACCTTGTTTCAGGTAGAGACTACACCTGTGAAGCAAACAAGAGATATAGCTTGGGAGATCTTAACTACCCTTCTTTCTCAGTACCTCTGCAAACTGCTTCAGGCCTAAGTGGTGGTGCTGGTAAAACAAGCAGAGTCAAATATACTAGGACTTTGACTAACGTGGGAACTCCAGCAATTTATAAGGTTTCAGTCACTTCACCAACTCCATCAGTGAAAATCTTGGTCCAGCCAGAATCACTGGCTTTCAGTAAGCAATATGAGAAAAAGAGTTACACAGTCACATTCACTGCTAGCTCTATGCCATCAGGTACAAACAACTTTGCTCGCCTAAAATGGTCGGATGGGAAACACGTTGTTGGTAGTCCAATAGCATTTAGCTGGACTTGA
- the LOC120008925 gene encoding protein arginine N-methyltransferase 2 encodes MDNQGELLCEAARNGVLDKLRALIDSGADVSYFDSDGITPLMHSARLGHAEVVKVLLEAGAPWNALSPSNLSAGDFAMEFGHQEVFEILLNAGIQAELILGTIARKENKNGDSSGDYLEDRISFSEDKLMDSDSKAIMMAWEKPLMEAHAKAVCSGGGHILNIGFGMGLVDTAIQQYSPATHTIVEAHPEVYERMLHSGWGEKNNVKIIFGRWQDVLSQLGSYDGIFFDTYGEYYEDLREFHQQLPKLLKSGGIYSFFNGLCGGNAFFHVVYCHLVSLELENLGYSTQLIPLPVKDCLGEEVWDGVRHKYWQLDTYYLPVSQSIRDSD; translated from the exons ATGGACAACCAAGGCGAACTTCTATGCGAGGCCGCGAGGAACGGAGTTCTTGATAAGTTGAGAGCTCTGATTGACTCAGGAGCTGATGTCTCCTACTTCGACAGCGATGGCATCACTCCGCTCATGCACTCGGCACGCCTCGGGCACGCCGAGGTGGTCAAGGTGCTTCTTGAAGCTGGGGCGCCGTGGAACGCGCTCTCTCCCTCAAATCTTTCTGCGGGAGATTTCGCCATGGAATTCGGGCATCAAGAAGTATTCGAAATACTTCTCAATGCAG GAATTCAGGCTGAGTTGATCTTAGGAACCATTGCgcggaaagaaaataaaaatggcgACTCTAGTGGGGACTACTTGGAGGATAGGATCTCATTTAGTGAGGATAAGCTGATGGACTCTGATAGCAAGGCTATTATGATGGCATGGGAGAAGCCGTTGATGGAGGCTCATGCAAAAGCTGTTTGTTCAGGGGGTGGCCATATATTGAACATTGGGTTTGGCATGGGTCTTGTGGATACAGCCATTCAGCAATACTCTCCAGCTACACACACAATTGTTGAGGCACACCCAGAAGTTTATGAACGTATGCTTCATAGTGGTTGGGGTGAGAAAAATAATGTGAAGATAATATTTGGCCGTTGGCAGGACGTTCTTTctcaacttggatcttacgATG GTATTTTCTTTGACACATATGGAGAGTACTATGAAGACCTGAGAGAGTTCCACCAACAACTTCCAAAGCTATTGAAGTCCGGGGGGATTTACTCATTCTTCAATGGCCTTTGTGGTGGTAATGCTTTCTTCCATGTTGTTTACTGTCATTTAGTTTCTCTAGAATTAGAGAATTTGGGGTACTCCACACAACTAATTCCCTTGCCTGTTAAGGATTGTTTGGGAGAAGAAGTGTGGGATGGTGTGAGGCACAAATATTGGCAGCTTGATACATACTACCTTCCTGTCTCTCAGTCTATACGGGATTCTGactga
- the LOC120008549 gene encoding (S)-8-oxocitronellyl enol synthase CYC2-like yields the protein MSWWWAGAVGAAKKKFEEDEISTSYKSVALIIGVTGLVGNSLAEILPLSDTPGGPWKVYGVGRRPRPDWHMDHPIEYIQCDVSDSEDAQAKLSPLTDVTHIFYMSWINRPSEAENCEVNGRMLRNVLQAVISNAPNLCHVCLQTGSKHYVGSFESFGKIQPHDPPFSEDLPRLDGPNFYHTQEDILIDEVAKKNDLTWTVHRPHLIFGFSPYSLMNIIGTLCAYAAICKHEGVPLKFPGKKSAWECYSVVSDADLIAEHQIWAAVDRYAKNEAFNIHNGDVFKWKHFWKVLAEQFEMEEYGFEEEGLSLAEMMKDKGPVWEEIVRENQLQPTKLEEVAAWWLADLTFAFENPLPLMNKSKEHGFLGFRNSKNSFISWIDKMKAHKIVP from the exons ATGAGCTGGTGGTGGGCCGGAGCCGTTGGTGCAGCTAAG AAGAAATTCGAAGAAGATGAGATCTCAACGAGCTACAAGAGCGTGGCACTAATAATTGGTGTGACCGGTTTAGTGGGTAACAGCCTAGCCGAGATTCTGCCACTATCGGATACACCCGGCGGCCCATGGAAGGTGTACGGAGTGGGCCGACGACCCAGACCCGACTGGCACATGGACCATCCCATCGAGTACATCCAGTGCGACGTCTCCGACTCCGAAGATGCTCAAGCAAAGCTCTCCCCACTAACAGACGTCACTCACATTTTCTACATGAGTTGGATCAATCGACCATCGGAGGCCGAGAACTGCGAGGTCAACGGCCGGATGCTACGTAATGTCCTCCAGGCCGTTATCTCCAATGCCCCCAATCTATGCCACGTGTGCCTCCAGACAGGGAGCAAGCACTACGTTGGCTCCTTCGAGTCCTTCGGCAAGATCCAGCCTCACGACCCGCCGTTCTCGGAGGATTTGCCCCGGTTAGACGGACCCAATTTCTACCATACCCAAGAGGACATATTGATCGACGAGGTGGCCAAAAAGAACGATTTGACTTGGACGGTGCACCGACCCCACCTGATTTTCGGCTTCTCTCCGTACAGTCTAATGAATATAATCGGAACGCTGTGTGCGTACGCCGCGATTTGCAAGCACGAGGGAGTTCCGTTGAAGTTCCCGGGAAAGAAATCTGCATGGGAGTGTTACAGTGTAGTGTCGGATGCGGATCTGATAGCGGAGCATCAAATATGGGCGGCGGTGGATCGGTATGCGAAGAACGAAGCGTTTAATATCCACAACGGGGATGTATTCAAGTGGAAGCATTTCTGGAAAGTACTGGCGGAGCAGTTCGAGATGGAGGAGTATGGGTTTGAAGAGGAGGGGCTGAGCCTGGCGGAGATGATGAAGGATAAAGGGCCGGTTTGGGAGGAGATTGTGAGGGAGAATCAGTTGCAACCGACCAAGTTGGAGGAGGTGGCAGCATGGTGGTTGGCTGATTTAACATTTGCATTTGAAAATCCGTTACCTCTGATGAATAAGAGTAAAGAACATGGATTTTTAGGATTCAGGAACTCTAAGAATTCCTTCATCTCCTGGATTGATAAGATGAAAGCTCACAAGATCGTGCCCTGA